Proteins encoded by one window of Rhineura floridana isolate rRhiFlo1 chromosome 9, rRhiFlo1.hap2, whole genome shotgun sequence:
- the C1QTNF7 gene encoding complement C1q tumor necrosis factor-related protein 7 isoform X1: MLQLQRKHTILLEKLRSVAPKQAPKMLVLLYVTSFAIYTSGQPLLSQFKGENYSTRYVCSIPGLPGPAGLPGDHGSPGPHGRIGIPGRDGRDGRKGEKGEKGNAGLRGKTGSVGQAGEKGYQGEPGKKGPTGMGGAKGVIGPVGPAGPKGDKGERGKTGLPGICKCGKIVLKSAFSVGITTSYPEERLPIVFNKVLFNEGGHYNPSNGKFICAIPGIYYFSYDITLANKHLAIGLVHNGKFRIKTFDANTGNHDVASGSTVIYLQPEDQVWLEIFYTDQNGLFADPTWADSLFSGFLLYVDTDYLDALSDDDEL, translated from the exons CACCAAAGATGCTTGTGTTGCTATATGTCACAAGTTTTGCCATCTATACAAGTGGGCAACCTCTTCTCAGCCAGTTTAAAGGAGAAAATTATTCTACAAGATACGTTTGTAGCATACCTGGATTGCCAGGTCCTGCAGGTCTTCCTGGAGATCACGGATCACCTGGACCTCACGGGCGCATTGGTATCCCAGGACGAGATGGTAGAGATGGCAGGAAGGGAGAAAAGGGTGAGAAAGGAAATGCAG gtTTAAGAGGAAAGACTGGCTCTGTAGGACAAGCTGGAGAGAAAGGATACCAAGGAGAACCTGGTAAAAAAGGACCAACAGGAATGGGAGGTGCTAAAGGTGTCATTGGTCCTGTCGGTCCAGCAGGTCCAAAAGGGGATaaaggagaaagaggaaaaaCAGGTTTACCAGGAATTTGTAAGTGTGGAAAAATAGTACTGAAATCTGCCTTTTCTGTTGGGATCACAACGAGTTACCCAGAGGAAAGATTGCCAATCGTATTCAATAAAGTTCTGTTCAATGAAGGGGGGCATTACAATCCTTCAAATGGGAAGTTCATATGTGCCATCCCAGGGATATATTACTTCTCCTATGATATCACTTTGGCAAACAAACATCTTGCCATTGGCCTAGTTCACAATGGGAAATTCCGGATAAAGACATTTGATGCTAATACAGGAAACCACGATGTAGCTTCTGGGTCAACAGTGATTTACCTTCAGCCAGAGGATCAAGTATGGCTTGAGATCTTCTACACCGATCAGAATGGCCTTTTTGCTGATCCCACATGGGCGGACAGTCTGTTTTCAGGATTCCTCTTGTATGTTGATACAGACTATCTTGATGCCCTATCTGATGACGATGAACTGTGA
- the C1QTNF7 gene encoding complement C1q tumor necrosis factor-related protein 7 isoform X2, whose product MTKRVPAWKGPSSRKKVPAPKMLVLLYVTSFAIYTSGQPLLSQFKGENYSTRYVCSIPGLPGPAGLPGDHGSPGPHGRIGIPGRDGRDGRKGEKGEKGNAGLRGKTGSVGQAGEKGYQGEPGKKGPTGMGGAKGVIGPVGPAGPKGDKGERGKTGLPGICKCGKIVLKSAFSVGITTSYPEERLPIVFNKVLFNEGGHYNPSNGKFICAIPGIYYFSYDITLANKHLAIGLVHNGKFRIKTFDANTGNHDVASGSTVIYLQPEDQVWLEIFYTDQNGLFADPTWADSLFSGFLLYVDTDYLDALSDDDEL is encoded by the exons CACCAAAGATGCTTGTGTTGCTATATGTCACAAGTTTTGCCATCTATACAAGTGGGCAACCTCTTCTCAGCCAGTTTAAAGGAGAAAATTATTCTACAAGATACGTTTGTAGCATACCTGGATTGCCAGGTCCTGCAGGTCTTCCTGGAGATCACGGATCACCTGGACCTCACGGGCGCATTGGTATCCCAGGACGAGATGGTAGAGATGGCAGGAAGGGAGAAAAGGGTGAGAAAGGAAATGCAG gtTTAAGAGGAAAGACTGGCTCTGTAGGACAAGCTGGAGAGAAAGGATACCAAGGAGAACCTGGTAAAAAAGGACCAACAGGAATGGGAGGTGCTAAAGGTGTCATTGGTCCTGTCGGTCCAGCAGGTCCAAAAGGGGATaaaggagaaagaggaaaaaCAGGTTTACCAGGAATTTGTAAGTGTGGAAAAATAGTACTGAAATCTGCCTTTTCTGTTGGGATCACAACGAGTTACCCAGAGGAAAGATTGCCAATCGTATTCAATAAAGTTCTGTTCAATGAAGGGGGGCATTACAATCCTTCAAATGGGAAGTTCATATGTGCCATCCCAGGGATATATTACTTCTCCTATGATATCACTTTGGCAAACAAACATCTTGCCATTGGCCTAGTTCACAATGGGAAATTCCGGATAAAGACATTTGATGCTAATACAGGAAACCACGATGTAGCTTCTGGGTCAACAGTGATTTACCTTCAGCCAGAGGATCAAGTATGGCTTGAGATCTTCTACACCGATCAGAATGGCCTTTTTGCTGATCCCACATGGGCGGACAGTCTGTTTTCAGGATTCCTCTTGTATGTTGATACAGACTATCTTGATGCCCTATCTGATGACGATGAACTGTGA
- the C1QTNF7 gene encoding complement C1q tumor necrosis factor-related protein 7 isoform X3, producing the protein MLVLLYVTSFAIYTSGQPLLSQFKGENYSTRYVCSIPGLPGPAGLPGDHGSPGPHGRIGIPGRDGRDGRKGEKGEKGNAGLRGKTGSVGQAGEKGYQGEPGKKGPTGMGGAKGVIGPVGPAGPKGDKGERGKTGLPGICKCGKIVLKSAFSVGITTSYPEERLPIVFNKVLFNEGGHYNPSNGKFICAIPGIYYFSYDITLANKHLAIGLVHNGKFRIKTFDANTGNHDVASGSTVIYLQPEDQVWLEIFYTDQNGLFADPTWADSLFSGFLLYVDTDYLDALSDDDEL; encoded by the exons ATGCTTGTGTTGCTATATGTCACAAGTTTTGCCATCTATACAAGTGGGCAACCTCTTCTCAGCCAGTTTAAAGGAGAAAATTATTCTACAAGATACGTTTGTAGCATACCTGGATTGCCAGGTCCTGCAGGTCTTCCTGGAGATCACGGATCACCTGGACCTCACGGGCGCATTGGTATCCCAGGACGAGATGGTAGAGATGGCAGGAAGGGAGAAAAGGGTGAGAAAGGAAATGCAG gtTTAAGAGGAAAGACTGGCTCTGTAGGACAAGCTGGAGAGAAAGGATACCAAGGAGAACCTGGTAAAAAAGGACCAACAGGAATGGGAGGTGCTAAAGGTGTCATTGGTCCTGTCGGTCCAGCAGGTCCAAAAGGGGATaaaggagaaagaggaaaaaCAGGTTTACCAGGAATTTGTAAGTGTGGAAAAATAGTACTGAAATCTGCCTTTTCTGTTGGGATCACAACGAGTTACCCAGAGGAAAGATTGCCAATCGTATTCAATAAAGTTCTGTTCAATGAAGGGGGGCATTACAATCCTTCAAATGGGAAGTTCATATGTGCCATCCCAGGGATATATTACTTCTCCTATGATATCACTTTGGCAAACAAACATCTTGCCATTGGCCTAGTTCACAATGGGAAATTCCGGATAAAGACATTTGATGCTAATACAGGAAACCACGATGTAGCTTCTGGGTCAACAGTGATTTACCTTCAGCCAGAGGATCAAGTATGGCTTGAGATCTTCTACACCGATCAGAATGGCCTTTTTGCTGATCCCACATGGGCGGACAGTCTGTTTTCAGGATTCCTCTTGTATGTTGATACAGACTATCTTGATGCCCTATCTGATGACGATGAACTGTGA